The following proteins are co-located in the Aerosakkonema funiforme FACHB-1375 genome:
- a CDS encoding sugar transferase has product MPDLRAPIITRLRQGTGVGWLRVAILLVLDSLMLSLAWIIADSWGTPVNSFELFWKSSQEPGFLLPIMVISLGILAASGLYGTDDKRRDYFTLIKSLTLAQIVLLIIAFLYKPGLIVSRSTFLLSWLLSIIFVCTERLLIQLAIVSLRRQGAIRQRIFLLGDPGDVEEARKLLDRTARFDVRGQAILPSESNQEFWIEILDRVRQLRVSEVFVCSWEAVRAPIFLYWELMSSGISLRVLPIGLKIPSQWSEIKMIDGLTTIRFRSPPILGSDFWTKRFVDIVAAISVLMLASPLFLAIALLIKFDSRGPIFYKQNRVGLKGRHFKVWKFRTMVIDADRLQKELEAKNEMKGGVMFKMKDDPRITRVGKFLRRYSLDELPQIINVLLGEMSLVGPRPFPLRDVEKMSEHHFIRHEVLPGITGLWQVSGRSNVVDFEDVFRLDITYIQNWSLALDFQILLQTIKVVLQKEGAY; this is encoded by the coding sequence ATGCCTGACCTACGCGCTCCGATTATTACCAGGCTTCGCCAAGGCACAGGTGTTGGTTGGCTGCGAGTAGCCATCCTGCTTGTCCTAGATAGCCTTATGTTGTCTTTGGCTTGGATAATTGCTGATTCTTGGGGAACCCCTGTCAATTCTTTTGAACTTTTCTGGAAGTCCAGCCAAGAGCCGGGGTTTTTGCTACCAATTATGGTGATAAGCCTTGGGATTCTAGCCGCTTCAGGATTGTATGGCACGGATGATAAACGACGCGATTACTTCACTCTGATCAAATCGCTCACTCTGGCCCAGATTGTTTTATTGATTATTGCATTTCTTTATAAACCGGGCCTAATAGTATCTCGTTCAACTTTCTTGTTGTCTTGGCTGTTATCTATAATTTTTGTTTGTACTGAGCGGCTGCTGATTCAGTTAGCGATCGTCAGCCTGCGACGTCAAGGTGCAATACGTCAGCGAATATTTCTACTGGGCGACCCTGGGGATGTTGAAGAAGCCCGAAAATTATTGGATAGAACCGCAAGATTTGACGTTCGGGGTCAAGCAATTTTACCTTCAGAAAGTAACCAAGAATTTTGGATTGAAATCCTCGATCGCGTTCGCCAACTCAGAGTCAGTGAAGTTTTTGTTTGCTCTTGGGAAGCTGTCAGGGCTCCGATATTTCTCTATTGGGAATTGATGAGTTCCGGTATCAGTCTCAGAGTGTTACCCATCGGTCTGAAAATCCCCAGCCAATGGTCTGAAATCAAGATGATCGATGGGCTGACCACCATCAGATTTCGTTCTCCACCTATCCTGGGGAGCGATTTTTGGACAAAGCGTTTTGTCGATATTGTGGCAGCAATATCTGTGTTGATGTTAGCAAGTCCCTTGTTTTTAGCGATCGCACTACTCATAAAATTTGACTCCCGTGGCCCGATATTCTACAAACAAAACCGAGTTGGCCTCAAAGGCCGTCACTTTAAAGTTTGGAAATTCCGCACGATGGTAATAGATGCCGATCGCTTACAGAAGGAGCTAGAAGCGAAAAACGAAATGAAAGGGGGCGTAATGTTCAAAATGAAAGATGACCCCCGTATTACTCGTGTAGGGAAGTTTCTCCGCCGTTATAGTTTGGATGAACTACCACAAATCATTAATGTCCTACTGGGTGAAATGAGCCTTGTCGGTCCACGACCATTTCCGTTACGAGATGTAGAAAAAATGTCGGAACATCACTTTATCCGTCATGAGGTGCTACCTGGTATTACCGGTTTGTGGCAGGTTTCCGGTCGTTCTAATGTTGTTGATTTTGAAGATGTTTTTCGCCTGGATATAACCTATATTCAGAACTGGTCTCTAGCTCTCGATTTCCAAATTTTGCTACAAACAATCAAAGTTGTGCTGCAAAAAGAAGGAGCTTACTAG
- a CDS encoding PEP-CTERM sorting domain-containing protein — protein sequence MNLKQRLLTTAAAASAVFSVASAPAQAFSFGDPISFATDTTVDFTFFESHGGWKEVFGIKELATGTKSDMLSEVAISDGNSNARDFQGTCGAGKAVTTCTNSFTFLAGKQYTMFLDQIPTNGDSRRTLTAATAKTVYTAAAATQDALYNDLAWTGGPQKYQHAGYSTNSKLQNLTSSPFDLTGGEMLLAWEDYAPAGAGGAQHIDHNDFMLKAKISSVASVPEPATLAGLGLVGGALAFSRRRKAHQA from the coding sequence ATGAATCTCAAACAACGCCTACTTACTACCGCCGCTGCTGCTAGCGCTGTATTCAGTGTCGCTTCTGCTCCCGCACAAGCCTTCAGTTTTGGAGATCCAATTAGTTTTGCAACTGACACCACTGTGGACTTTACTTTCTTTGAATCTCATGGTGGTTGGAAGGAAGTATTCGGTATTAAGGAACTGGCAACTGGCACTAAGTCAGATATGCTGTCAGAAGTAGCAATTTCCGATGGGAACTCTAATGCGAGAGATTTCCAGGGAACTTGTGGCGCAGGCAAAGCAGTGACAACTTGTACAAACAGCTTTACCTTCCTGGCTGGAAAGCAGTATACCATGTTTCTTGACCAGATTCCTACGAATGGAGATTCTCGCCGCACGTTAACTGCTGCTACAGCAAAAACTGTTTATACTGCTGCTGCGGCGACCCAAGATGCACTATATAACGATTTAGCCTGGACTGGTGGCCCCCAAAAGTATCAGCACGCAGGCTACAGCACAAACAGTAAACTACAAAACTTAACTAGCTCACCATTTGACTTAACTGGTGGTGAAATGCTGTTAGCCTGGGAAGATTATGCACCAGCTGGAGCGGGCGGCGCTCAACACATCGATCACAACGACTTTATGTTGAAAGCAAAAATCTCATCAGTTGCTTCCGTACCTGAGCCTGCTACCTTGGCTGGTCTGGGATTGGTAGGTGGAGCGCTTGCTTTCTCTCGTCGTCGGAAAGCTCATCAAGCTTAA